A genomic segment from Macrobrachium rosenbergii isolate ZJJX-2024 chromosome 58, ASM4041242v1, whole genome shotgun sequence encodes:
- the LOC136837322 gene encoding uncharacterized protein, which produces MIEEEEEAPQPKVKELTIKGLTEGFAHLEKCLAAFEGEDPNIARFERIRRGMLDLTTCYREALKEKQLKKKVQSRLDSFFVKKSSAPPATPSLEVTPNPDSPEPLPGYESEPEPEPVPAVTSPAAFPALSDLFGSDDSPDFPEEFQGFEVTDLLSPLQLHQIHMLQPPPGPTQLTLSPLQPHHVRIS; this is translated from the exons atgatcgaggaggaggaagaggcaccacaaccaaaggtcaaggaattaacaatcaagggcttgacagagggttttgctcacctggagaaatgtttggcagcatttgagggtGAGGACCCTAACATTGCCAGGTTTGAGAGGATTCGCAGAGGAATGCTGGATCTTACTACGTGCTACAGGGAGGCgctgaaggagaagcagctgaagaagaaagtgcagtctaggctagactctttcttcgtgaagaagtcttcagcaccacctgccactcctagtctag aagtgactCCTAATCCAGATTCCCCAGAACCTCTACCTGGCTATGAATCAGAACCTGAGCCTGAACCTGTACCTGCAGTAACCTCCCCAGCAGCTTTTCCAGctctatcag atctctttggtagtgatgacagtcctgacttccctgaagaattccagggttttgAAGTTACGGACCTCCTGTCTCCTCTCCAacttcaccag atccacaTGTTACAGCCTCCTCCCGGCCCAACTCAGCTGACCTTATCCCCTCTCCAGCCCCATCACGTAaggatttcatga